One genomic region from Siniperca chuatsi isolate FFG_IHB_CAS linkage group LG18, ASM2008510v1, whole genome shotgun sequence encodes:
- the tnpo1 gene encoding transportin-1, with translation MECEWKPDEQGLQQILQLLKESQSPDTSTQRSVQQRLEQLNQYPDFNNYLIFVLTKLKSEDEPTRSLSGLILKNNVKAHYQNFPNGVSDFIKSECLQNIGDSSPLIRATVGILITTIASKGELQNWPELLPKLCLLLDSEDYNTCEGAFGALQKICEDSAEILDSDMLDRPLNIMIPKFLQFFKHSSPKIRSHAIACVNQFIISRTQALMLHIDPFIENLFALATDEEPEVRKNVCRALVMLLEVRLDRLLPHMHNIIEYMLQRTQDQDENVALEACEFWLTLAEQPVCKEVLCGHLSQLTPVLVNGMKYSEIDIILLKGDIEEDEAIPDNEQDIRPRFHRSRTVAQQHEGDGIEEDEDDDDELDDDDDTISDWNLRKCSAAALDVLANVFRDDLLLHILPLLKELLFHPEWVVKESGILVLGAIAEGCMQGMIPYLPELIPHLVQCLSDKKALVRSITCWTLSRYAHWVVSQPPDTYLKPLMTELLKRILDSNKRVQEAACSAFATLEEEACTELVPYLAFILDTLVFAFSKYQHKNLLILYDAIGTLADSVGHHLNKPEYIQMLMPPLIQKWNQLKDEDKDLFPLLECLSSVATALQSGFLPYCEPVYQRCVNLVQKTLAQAMLHQSQPDQYEAPDKDFMIVALDLLSGLAEGLGGTIEQLVARSNILTLMYQCMQDKMPEVRQSSFALLGDLTKACFQHVKPCIADFMPILGTNLNPELISVCNNATWAIGEISIQMGPEMQPYIAMVLHQLVEIINRPNTPKTLLENTAITIGRLGYVCPQEVAPMLQQFIRPWCTSLRNIRDNEEKDSAFRGICTMISVNPGGVVQDFIFFCDAVASWVNPKDDLRDMFGKILHGFKNQVGEDNWRRFSDQFPMPLKERLATFYGV, from the exons ATGGAGTGTGAGTGGAAGCCAGACGAGCAAGGACTTCAACAAATTTTACAGCTGCTGAAAGAGTCTCAGTCGCCAGATACGTCCACACAGAGATCCGTCCAACAA AGACTTGAGCAGCTGAACCAGTATCCAGACTTTAACAActatttgatatttgttttgaCAAAGTTAAAATCAGAAG ATGAACCAACGCGGTCCCTGAGTGGGCTGATACTGAAGAATAATGTGAAAGCCCACTATCAGAACTTCCCTAATGGCGTGTCTGATTTCATCAAGAGCGAGTGCCTCCAAAACATCGGAGACTCGTCTCCCCTCATCCGGGCCACCGTGG GTATCCTCATCACCACCATTGCCTCAAAGGGAGAGCTACAAAACTGGCCAGAGCTTCTGCCTAaactctgtctgctgttggATTCTGAGGACTACAACACATGCGAA GGAGCGTTTGGAGCCCTGCAGAAGATCTGTGAGGACTCGGCTGAGATCCTGGACAGTGACATGCTGGATCGTCCTCTGAACATCATGATCCCAaagtttttgcagtttttcaaGCATAGCAGTCCTAAGATTAG GTCTCATGCCATTGCCTGTGTCAATCAGTTCATCATCAGCAGGACTCAGGCTCTTATGCTGCACATCGACCCTTTCATTGAG AACCTGTTTGCACTGGCGACAGACGAGGAACCAGAAGTGAGGAAGAATGTGTGCAGAGCTCTAGTCATGCTACTGGAAGTTCGCCTGGACCGTCTCCTGCCACATATGCATAACATCATAGAG tacATGCTACAGAGGACTCAGGACCAAGATGAAAATGTTGCCTTGGAGGCCTGTGAGTTCTGGCTTACTCTGGCGGAGCAGCCGGTGTGTAAGGAAGTGCTGTGTGGACACCTCTCCCA GCTCACTCCAGTGCTTGTCAACGGGATGAAGTACTCTGAGATTGACATTATCCTGCTCAAG GGGGACATTGAGGAAGACGAGGCTATTCCAGACAACGAGCAAGACATCAGACCACGCTTCCATCGCTCCCGCACAGTTGCCCAGCAGCATGAGGGTGATGGGATTGAGGAAGacgaagatgatgatgatgaactgGATGATGACGATGATACTATCTCTGATTGGAACCTGC GTAAGTGTTCAGCTGCAGCATTGGACGTGTTGGCCAACGTGTTCAGGGATGATCTGTTGCTGCACATACTGCCCCTACTCAAAGAGCTGCTCTTCCATCCAGAGTGGGTAGTTAAAGAGTCTGGCATCCTAGTGCTGGGGGCTATAGCTGAAG GCTGTATGCAGGGCATGATCCCATACCTGCCTGAGCTCATTCCCCATCTCGTCCAGTGTTTGTCTGACAAGAAGGCCCTGGTGCGTTCCATCACCTGCTGGACACTGAGTCGCTATGCCCACTGGGTTGTCAGCCAGCCCCCAGATACTTACCTGAAGCCTCTAATGACAGAACTGCTCAAGCGTATTCTGGATAGCAACAAGCGTGTGCAGGAGGCTGCTTGCAG TGCCTTTGCAACTTTGGAGGAGGAGGCTTGTACAGAGCTGGTGCCCTACTTGGCATTCATCCTGGACACACTGGTGTTCGCTTTCAGCAAGTACCAGCACAAAAATCTGCTCATTCTTTATGATGCCATAGGAACACTTGCAGATTCAGTGGGGCACCATCTCAATAAACCG GAATACATCCAGATGTTGATGCCTCCACTGATCCAGAAATGGAACCAGCTGAAAGATGAAGACAAAGATCTCTTCCCTTTATTAGAA TGTCTGTCGTCTGTAGCCACTGCCCTGCAGAGTGGCTTCCTGCCCTACTGTGAGCCTGTGTACCAACGCTGTGTGAACCTGGTCCAGAAGACGCTTGCTCAGGCCATG CTTCATCAGTCACAACCAGACCAGTATGAGGCCCCTGACAAAGACTTCATGATCGTGGCTTTGGATCTTCTTAGTGGACTGGCGGAGGGTTTGGGAGGCACCATTGAGCAGCTGGTTGCTCGTAGCAACATCCTCACTCTAATGTACCAGTGCATGCAG GACAAAATGCCAGAAGTGCGTCAGAGTTCTTTTGCTCTGCTCGGGGATCTAACCAAGGCTTGTTTCCAACATGTCAAACCATGCATTG CTGATTTTATGCCCATACTGGGTACTAATTTAAACCCAGAATTAATATCAGTGTGCAACAATGCCACATGGGCAATTGGAGAGATATCTATACAAATGG GGCCTGAAATGCAGCCATACATTGCCATGGTGCTGCACCAGCTGGTGGAGATCATTAACAGGCCCAATACTCCAAAGACTCTACTGGAGAACACAG CAATAACAATTGGTCGTCTTGGTTACGTTTGTCCTCAAGAGGTGGCACCCATGCTACAGCAGTTTATAAGACCCTG GTGCACCTCTCTACGAAATATAAGAGACAATGAGGAAAAAGACTCTGCATTCAGAGGAATTTGCACTATGATCAGTGTAAATCCGGGAGGTGTAGTGCAG GATTTTATATTCTTCTGTGACGCAGTGGCCTCCTGGGTAAATCCAAAGGATGATCTCAGAGACATGTTCGGCAAG ATCCTTCACGGGTTTAAGAACCAGGTGGGAGAGGACAACTGGAGGCGCTTCTCCGATCAGTTCCCCATGCCACTAAAGGAACGGCTGGCAACCTTTTACGGGGTGTAA